The Thermincola ferriacetica genomic sequence AGCCGGCAGTAATGCTGCTCAGGGCAGGGCCACAGGAAATGATAAATATCGCTGCATGGTTTGTGGGTACATATATGACCCCGCGTCAGGCGACCCCGATTCAGGGATAAAGCCAGGAACATCTTTTGCGGATATTTCCGACGACTGGGTATGTCCTGTTTGTGGGGTTGGCAAGGACCAGTTTGAAAAAGTAAATGGGCAGTGGGTGAAACTCTGATGTAGATAACTGTGTTTCATGTAATCCGGCTTTAAAGGGGCTTTGTTATAATTTTTGAATTTTCATATTTGACAGTTTTTTTTCTGGGACAAATATGATATAATTCATTTTAATAGGATACTGGGAAAAGGCTGGTATCAACGATTTACAACATTTTGTGGGAGGGGTAGCATTGAAGCTGATGATTATGGGCCCGCCGGGGGCCGGAAAAGGTACTCAGGCAGAAGTATTGGTTAAAGAGTTGAACATTACTCACATTTCAACAGGCGACATGTTCAGAGCTGCGATCAAAGAAGGAACGGAAATGGGGAAAAAGGCTAAAGAATATATGGATAAAGGCCAACTCGTTCCCGATGAAGTTGTTGTGGGAATGGTTAAAGACCGGCTTTCACAACCCGATTGCGAAAAAGGATTTTTATTGGACGGTTTTCCCAGAACCATCGCACAGGCAGAAGCTCTGTCCAAGACATTGGATGAAATGGGCATCAAACTTGATGGGGTAATCAATATAGAGGTGCCCAGGGAAAAACTTCTGGCCCGCCTGACCGGCCGGAGGGTTTGCAAGAGCTGTGGAGCCAGCTACCACGTCTTATTTAACCCACCGGAAAAAGAGGGTGTATGCAACAACTGCGGCGGTGAACTGTATCAGAGGAGCGATGATAACGAAGAAACAGTTAATAACAGGCTGGATGTTTACGAAGAACAGACTCAGCCGCTGATTGACTACTACAAAGAGAAGGGGCTGTTAATAAATATTAACGGCGACCAGCCCATTGACAAAGTATTGGCTGATATTTTAGCCGCCTTAAAAAAGTAAAACAGTACAAATATGAATTATGAATTCTGCTGAAAATATAGTGGAAAGCAGCCTATGAACGGGCTGCTTTTTTATGGGTAGTTGTAATAGCAATTTATGTTGAGATAAATAAATAAAATTTATAATTGTGCAGGATTACTAAAAAAAATATTGAAGTATTTTGTAAAACATGGTGATGGGAGATATACTTATGTTTAATTTACGCCAGCTTAAATCCTTCGTTTACGTGGCCCAGCAGAAGAGTTTTACCAAAGCTGCCAAGCTCCTGTATATGACCCAGCCGGCTGTCAGCGCCCAGATTAAAGCGCTGGAAGAACGGCTGGATGTGCAGTTAATGGAGAGAAATGACAAGCAGGTGGTTTTGACTGAGGCTGGCGAGATTTTCCTGGTAGAGGCCGAAAGAATTCTTGCTTCTTATGAAAGAATTGTAGAATCCCTTGACGAGCTGAAAGGTTTGCGGCGGGGCCACTTGAGGATTGCTGCCAGCACCATCCCGGGTGAATATATCCTGCCCAAATTCATTGGCCGTTTTAAGGAAAAATATCCCCAAATCGAGATTGAACTCGTCATCAGCGATACAGGTCAGGTCATTGAGTCCCTCAGAGAGCGGACGGCGGACCTGGGTGTTACCGGGGCCAGGATCAAAAATGACGTGGTAAAGTTTGAAAAGCTGCTTGATGACGAACTGGTGTTAATCACCTCGTCTGCCAGTCCGATAGGACAGAAAAAACAGGTAACCGTTGCGGACCTGCAGAAAGAAAAATATATTTTACGTGAGCATGGTTCAGGGACCAGAAAGGTTATGCTGGAACGGTTGCAAAGTATAGGTATCCAGCCTGCGCAGATGGATGTGACAATGGAACTGGGCAGCACCAGAGCGGTAATTACGGCTGTAGAATCGGGTCTGGGTATAAGTATGGTTTCCAGATGGGCGGCAGATGAGGCGTTAAAACTGGGACTACTTAAGGAGATAAAGCTTCCCGGCTGGAATTCGGTGCGGGATCTCTATCTGGCCTGGAATACTCACAAGTTTTTAAATCAACTGACGACTACTTTTATCAATGAGATAAAAGCCTATAGTACTAATTAAGTTGCTTGGTAAAGGCATACCATGTGTTAACAGGAGTGAGAATAAAAATTGCGCAGACTTATTTGGCGGGGTATAGTTTTTGTTTACCGGGAGATGTTTACCGGTGTGCTGTTGGGGCTAACGGCCCTGTTTTTAGTTGTCAAACTGGCTCCCGGCGGTGATATTAACGCGGGTTTGGTAGCGGTTTTCGGTTTAGGGGCGGGTTTGTTGAAAGGTTTTAGTAAATTTCTCTTGCTTGAAATGGTAAACAGGATACCGGCCAACGAATACAGCAAGAACTACCCCAGGTTTAAAATTCTTTTTTTATGGCTTGGTGTTTTTGCCTTAACGGCCATAATAAATTACGGGTTTAACATTTCCAACTGGTTTACCGAACCGTCCAGGCTGATTGCCAAAAGTCCCCTTTTTAGGGGTATTCCGGTTATTCACGTGGAAATAGCT encodes the following:
- a CDS encoding selenium metabolism-associated LysR family transcriptional regulator, giving the protein MFNLRQLKSFVYVAQQKSFTKAAKLLYMTQPAVSAQIKALEERLDVQLMERNDKQVVLTEAGEIFLVEAERILASYERIVESLDELKGLRRGHLRIAASTIPGEYILPKFIGRFKEKYPQIEIELVISDTGQVIESLRERTADLGVTGARIKNDVVKFEKLLDDELVLITSSASPIGQKKQVTVADLQKEKYILREHGSGTRKVMLERLQSIGIQPAQMDVTMELGSTRAVITAVESGLGISMVSRWAADEALKLGLLKEIKLPGWNSVRDLYLAWNTHKFLNQLTTTFINEIKAYSTN
- a CDS encoding adenylate kinase, whose amino-acid sequence is MIMGPPGAGKGTQAEVLVKELNITHISTGDMFRAAIKEGTEMGKKAKEYMDKGQLVPDEVVVGMVKDRLSQPDCEKGFLLDGFPRTIAQAEALSKTLDEMGIKLDGVINIEVPREKLLARLTGRRVCKSCGASYHVLFNPPEKEGVCNNCGGELYQRSDDNEETVNNRLDVYEEQTQPLIDYYKEKGLLININGDQPIDKVLADILAALKK